GGGTCAGCATCGGCACCACGACCGCGCTTGCCGATTGCGCGTCGGCGGCACGCAGCAACGTTGAGGCATAGCCATCGGGGTAATGACAATGCGCGTCGACCCGCAGTAGCCAACGATAGCCATCGCCATATTGTGCAACCGCGCGATTTATTCCGGCGCTTTGGATGCGCGCGCTATTGTTAATCAGGCGCACGCGCGGGTCGTGGGCGGCAAGGTCCTGTACGATGCGCTGACTGCCATCGATGCTGCCGCCATCAGCAACCACCAGCAAGTCGATGCTAGGGTCGCACAGCAGCTGTGCGATCAGGCCGCCTAGATGCGCGGCTTCGTTCAGGCATGGGATAACGACGAGCAGGTTCATGCGCGAAGCGTGGCGCCGATGGTGTTCACCAGATCCTGACAATCGCGACTGTCAGCCATCAGTTCACGGCGATCCAGCGCCGACACCCGTTGCTGCATCCCAGTGATTTCGCTTGGGGCCATCGTCGCGAGGCGTTTCGCTGCGTCCGGCGCGCGATCAACCAGCAGCCCGCAGTCATGCGCGGCTAACCAGCGGCCGGTTTCGACATCGGTCAACGCAATCGGAATGGCGCCGTGCGCCAGCGCCTCGTAGAGCCGATTAGGAAGCAGCCAGCTGCTATTTAGACCTTCCTCGAACCAGTCGATTGTCCAGGCAAAATGGCAGCGACCATAAAGTTCAGGCAAATCGTCATAATGATACGACCCGTGGAACGTCATGCCGCGAACCGCCCCGATCTTTTCGGTGATATCCGGAAGCTCTGCGGGTGACGGCTTGCCGGCGATCAGTACTTCAACACGACCGTCGGCGCGTTCGACCAATTCAGTCAGGAATGCCAGCGTCCGTTTGCAGCGCAGCATTCCAAACCATCCGATGCGGACGGGCAATTCGGGGGCGGCAGGCCGCGCATCGACCTGTACGTCGTCATCGATCAGCAACTTGTTTTCGATGATCGCAATCGGAGCGCGGACCGGGCGCTGGGTGAAATGATTGCGCACAAAGCCTGGCGAGGAGGTCAGCAGCAGATCGACCTTTGCCAACAGCCGGCCTTCGATGGCACGGATCAGCGACGCAGCCTTGCCCGATCCCGTCAGCAGACGGTGAACATCCAGGCATTCGTATACGATTGGCCGGTCTCCGGCGATGGCGTACGCGATAGCGAGTTGTTCCAGATTGCGCGCCATAATAACGTCGCAGTCGGCAAAGCGGCGGACAAGCGCTTTGGTGAATACCGCGCTACGAACTGTCTCCAGCGCGCGCCGAAGCAAGTTTGCATCTTGCGACTGGCCAAGTAGCATTGGATCACGTGCAGCGGGCGCGGCAGCGACGGCTGGATCCCGGCAAAATCCTGCGAGCGCGACCTTCGCGCCGCCGCGATTAAGCATACGGCAACGGCGCTCCACCGCAGGATCATTGAGATTATGGGAAATATAACCGATTTTCATTTCTGGCCACCTAATCTGCCGATTGACAGCTTTTGTGCAGCGCGACAAGACGAAAGGGGGGGGGGCGCCGCGGCATCCCAAGGGGTTAAGGTCTTTGATTTCGAAGCGTCGAACGCCGGGCACGTCCGGTCCACGCATGATGTACTGAGAGGCCTGGCCAGTGACACGTAGTCCGTCGATCGCGGTTGTTATTGCCGCATTTAATTCGCAAGTGACGATCGCGAAGGCCATCGCAAGTGCGTTAGCGCAGCCCGAGGTGGCCGAAGTCATCGTGGTGGATGACGCGTCAACCGATGCAACCGTAAGTGTTGCGCGGACTGCGGGACGGGATGATCATCGCGTGCGGGTTCTTGTGCAGAATGCCAATCAGGGGCCGGCAGCGGCGCGCAACCGGGCAATTGCCGAAAGCGATGCGCCGCTGCTGGCGGTGTTGGACGCGGACGATCAGTTTTTGCCCGGACGGTTCGCTGCCATTTTAGAGACCGAAAACTGGGATCTGTGCTCAGACAATATCGTGTTCGTTCGCAACGAAAGCGAATTGAAGGATTATTCGGAATTGGATGCCAAACCGTTGGCGTCCGGAATGCTGAATCTGGAGACGTTCGTAGCCGGCAACCTGCCAGCGCGACACAAGCAGCGCGGTGAGTTAGGATTTTTGAAGCCGGTGATCCGGCGAGCAATGCTCAAGCAATTTGATCTCCGCTATGCGCCAACATGCCGGTTGGGGGAAGATTATCTCCTTTACCTAGCAGCACTTGCACACGGCGCTCGATTCCGGATTGTTTCATCCTGCGGCTATGCCGGTCTGGTACGGAATGACTCGCTTAGCGGTCGGCATGGGATCGAAGATTTAGAAGCATTGCTGGCGCAAGAAAGGCTGCTGCTGCGCGGACTAGCGCTGACGGACGGACAGCGAAGCGCTGTCAAACAGCACATTCGGTCAACGCGTCGCCGCCTGGTTCATCGGCAGGCCCTGCGTGCTCGCCGCGAACGGGGGCTTTGGCAGGGCTTTTTGAACGCTGCGCGGCACCCGTCGGTATTTGCCGATATCCTGGCCGACCGAATTCGGCCCATGGATGAAGGCGGCCTTACGCCCCGCAAGCTACTCACGCCCGTCGATTTCGACCGTTACACCCGGTGAGTGTCGCGGCGCACGACGTTGCGAGCGATATGCTGTCCACTGACGTCGCCGTCATCGGCAGGGTACGACGAGGTTGGCGATGGCATCGCGCCTGCGCAGGGATGTGCTGGTCGTCAAAGGTCTGAGGCTGAGTCCGGACCATGCACGCAACCGAATAGTGTGCAGCATCTGATCAACGGCGGGCGGATCGAGACATATATGCCACAGGCGTAAGCGTTGCAGCTGGCGTTCGACCCCGTTCGAAACCGCCGCGCCTATGCTTGCGAGACCACTTCACCTTCTTCCTGCCCCTTGCTCTGCCGAAAACCGGCGATCCATATCTTCGCGCCTTTTCGCGACGCCGCCCGTCGGTTCCGGTCCCCGCAAAGTTGCTAGATCTGTCGCGCGGCGGCTGCAGGGGCGCGAGCAGGTATTCGTCTGCTCAAGAATCGCGTTTGAATCGTTAGCTGTACCGCGTACCCTGCTGGAGCAACGCGATCACGCTATCCGCCTAACAAGATGCATGGGTTGCCGGCGCGTGGCCGTGAACTGGACGGTCGCGGATTAGTTATTGGCAAGCGTAACGACTTTCAGCTTTCAGCCGGATATTCGCCCGGTGGATCGACGCGCGGGCTCGGTCGCTGTACGGCGATCCACAGCATGGATGACGCGCGGGCGCTGCCGATGCGCGACAGCCTGCACCATATGGCGGGACGCGGATGAGTCGCGTTGAAGCAGCAGGCGTGATCGATCGCAACCGGCCCGTGCACGGCTCGCACAATTAGTCAATTGTCGGCGGATTGGTGTTTCCGACCGGTCGACAGGTGGACCCAACGCCGGCCATGCTCGCTTTGGGCGCGCGGATGGCGGATCGGCGGTCAATCTACATTAAATCAGCCGACTACAAAACCAATCTGGCTAGAATTGATAGACACGATAATGCAATTTATCACTTCCACCACTCGATGCGATCTAAGGTAATTGTACTTTCCCAATCCGGCGTAACGGTTTTCGGTGCGGGCGCTAAGCCGCCCACCGCCACATTAACAACTATGTACATGGGCTCATGAAAGGGGTTGTGTCTCCGGTGAACTTCTTTCCCGTCGACTAGCGTTATTAGCCATTGAGGTGTCCAATCAAGGCCGTATGTGTGAAACTCTTCATCCGGCACGAATGGAATGAATGCCCCCTCCATACGTTTTGCCTTTGTAGAGTCTATATAATGTACTGTAGACTTCATTCTGGAGTCATCGTTCAAGCCAAACTCAAATATATCAATCTCAGGTGGCCAGGCTAGGGATTTTGGTAAAAGCCAAAATGCGGGAATAGTTCCCTGCGCTCGCGAAATATTTGCGCGTATTTCAATGTAGCCATATTGGCCAGTATGCAAGTCAAGTGATTGCATCATAGATGCAGCATAATCGTAGGTTGCGCCTCCTTCTCGAACAGGCGCATGGTGAGCACGGATCACGCGCTTACCTTCACGGATTGGATGGGTATCTACACCGGGGTCAGTTATCGGATCCGCATTTGGCGCAATTTCGCGGTTAGCTACTTGTAGGCGATGTTGAGGAAACCGAGACCGCCATGAGCCAGGTGCAGACGTAGGACGAACAGGCTCCAGAAAGTTGCTAGACCAGGCGAGGGTTCTACCGTTTCGCGCGCCAGCCGATGGTAGCAACGGTTGCGCCGGCATTGACTTGACAGCATCGGCGCTTCCTCCCCTTATTGGATAGTCAGCTCCTCCAACAGCGGGATGATTGTAGCTCCATGAAACAGTCAGATCGAACTTTTTATTAGCAAGATCGGCCTTGATCGGAATGGAGACTGAGGTGCATGTGCGCCCAGCAGGTATATTCAGGCCACGAACTTGCGTTCGTACGAAGTCTTGCCCCTCTTTCGCGGTATCATTCTTAGTCAGGGCATCGAATGTTAACTGCCGAGGCAATACCTCTTTTAGGCAAACAGGCACGTCTACAGATCGCATTCCCGCGGCTACGTATGTTTCATTCACCATCAAACCTGCATTTCCCGCAAGGGGGTCTGATTGGACCGACATAGCTTCTGCCACCGGTGGGCTCAATGGTGGCGGCGTCGCGATTGCTGTCGGCTCTTTAACGGGTGATGGGCTAGCGACCGGAGCAATCACTTCACCCGTCGTTTCAGCTCCGCTACCGTCGGTGCGGCAGGCGGCTAGCGCTGCCATCAGCAAAAGCGCGCAGGACGACTTCCGACGCCCCCGGTTTTGTGAGCGAGATCTGCCAAGCGGGCCAAGTGACGATGTCAAAACCATTAGCCGATGTTGGCGGCAAAAGATTACTGGAGCCTAAAGGCGTCAGTCTTTCGTAATTTCCAGCTCTGCAAGCCGCTATGCCCGGGCCGTGATGCTGCCGGTTCTTCGAACGCCAAAATAAGGTATTCGGCAAATGCAGGCCGGCTACGCACGGCGGAGGTTCGCCGCGGTCATCAAAGTGTTGTCGCAGCCGCGCACGCAAACCGTTGCAGCGGTGGAATCAGTATCTTGCGGCTATCACGCCGGACCGCGCAATGCGTTCCTCCCAACTGGCGTCGTTTCTGGTTGGCTGCGGCCGGCGCATTTTGAGGATTGCGGCAGTTGCATTTTTACAGCGAGCGATTGCGGAGCCACATTCGTGTGCCACGTTGCGTGGCTGTGTTGCTCCAAAGCGAGCCTTTCTGTGTTCGCTAATTGTCATTGCTGCACCTGCTATATGCAACTATAGCGGCCCATGATGAATAATGTGCGATCAAGCGACAATGGCGGCCAACTCAACGATACCGGTGAAGAGCCGGTCGGCATGCAAGCGGCATCGGTTCCACTCCTTCCCGACCCGGGGCTGATCTGGCAGGTTTTCCGCCGCAACCTGCTATTGTTTTCGCTTGTGTTTTTAGCGATTTTGGGTCTCGCGGTTGCGTATGCTTCGTTGCAGGTGCCGCAATATGTGGCGCGAGCCAGCGTGTTGATTGAGCCAACTAGTGATCCGGTTCGCACCACGGCGCCGGGCAACCGGCTCGAAGCCATGCAGGCTGACGAGGTGGACACCGAGATCCGGCTGATCGCGTCCCCGTTGGTGGCAGAACGAGCGGCTATGCTCTATCTCGAGCGCTATGCACCCGGCTTGGCTACGCGCGCGACTGCAACTGAGGTGGCTGCGCAGGCACAGCGTATTTTAAGAAGCACGATGGTGACGCGTTCGGGCCAGACACGTGTCGTCGATATTTCGGTTCGCGACAGCGATCCGCAGATGGCGGCGATGAACGCCAACCTTGTTGCCGAGGCCTATCTGGCTAGCCAGGTGGAAGCGAAGACTGCCCGTAGCGCTTCGTCGACTGCGTTTATCAACGCCAGGCTTTCTGAGCTTGAGCGTAACGCGCTCACGACTCAGGCAGCATTGGACAATTATCGGGCCGATCGCGGGCTGGCCGGTGAGAACGGGTCGACGAATGCCGAGCAGGAAGTCTCGACGCTGAACCAGCAGCTTGCTTCGGCACGGGCTGATCTTGCTGAAAAGCGAGGCCGGTACAGCGCGGCACGGGCACAATTATCGCGCGGCGGCGGCGGTGCAGATGTTGGTGCCGCGCTGGGCTCTGGCACCATCGCTAGCCTTCGCGCGCAGGAGGGGGCGACGAGCGCCGAGTTGGCGGTACTTCGCGAGCGCTATGGCGAAGCGCATCCGCAGCGACGCCAGACCGAAGAGGAACTGCGGGATATTCAGTCACGCATCCAGGAAGAGATTAATCGCGTCCTGTCGAATCTTCAGGCTGACGTGCAGACCGCACAATCACGCGTTGCCTCAATTGAAGGAAGCCGTGGATCAGCGCTGGGTACCGTGCGGCAAAATAGTCGTGCGCAAACCGGCTTGGGCGAGTTGCAGCAAAAGGCTGAAGCTGCGGGGCAGGTGTATCAAGCGTTTCTCGCGCGTTCGCAGGAAGCGGGTGCGCTGCGTGACAGCGCAATGCCTGACGCAGTCATCTCGACACGTGCGGCGACGCCCAAACTTCCAGCGAGTCCGAATTATCCGCTGATACTTATTTTTGGCTTGATAATGGCGACGGGGAGCGGCGTATTTGCGGTGTTACTTGCCGAATATCTGCGTCGCGGCGTGCAGACTAAGCGCGATGTAGAGCGTAGTTTGCGTCTTCGCTATGCGGGCGCGATCCCGTCGTTGAATTCAACGATAGAAGGCCGCAAGGCGATTTTGCCGCCGCACGAGTATATCATATCGCATCCGCATTCGATGTTTGCAGAAGCGTTCCGGTCGATCAGAGCCTTCCTTACGTTGTCGCCTGGCACGCGACCGCGGGCAATCGCGATTACATCGGCGCTGCCGGGCGAAGGAAAGACGACGACGTCTGTATGCCTCGCGCGCACGACGGCGGCCGAGGGCGGCAAGGTTCTGCTGGTCGACGCGGATTTTCGTCGGCGCGGTGCGAGCAGCCTGCTTGAGTATGTATCGCCGCACGATATACATGACTATCTCGACAACAGCGCGCCATTGGCTCAGTGCATCTATGTCGATCCAATTTCCGGACTACATGTATTGGGCAGCAATGCCGTGCAAGATAGCCCGAAATCGTCGGTCAACGAAGCGCGGGTCGAAGCGATGTACGACGAATTGCGAAGCAATTACGATATCATCATTGTCGATACCGCACCGATTCTGGCGGTTGCCGATGGGCGTATCCTTGCGACCGCTGCCGACCGCGTTCTGCTGATTAGCAAGTGGAAGAAAACGTCGAAGCGAGCGGTCGAAGCTGCATCGGCAATGTTGATCGATGCTAATGCAAAGGTGACCGGTCTGGCGTTGGCTCAAGTAAATATCAAGAAATATGCAAGTACGGGCGACGGCGACGTTTACGCATATACGCAGAAGTTCCGTGGTTATTACCAAAACTAGGTAACAGCTCTGCACGACCTGGCGGGAGGATGATTTCTTTTCTGCTTATTGGGGATATAAGATGCACGCGAACTGCAAAGGGTCGGCAACGTCGCTCCGGATAAGCTTGGCAATCTGTGTCGGCATGACTGCGATGTGGGTAAGCGCCGCCAGCGCGCAGGCAATCGACCCATTTGGGTCGATACAGAACCGGTTCAGGCCTGACTACGCAACGCCACCGATCAATGTTGGCGGGTTCGAGATAGTGCCGCGTATCGAGGCCCAGACCGAATATGTCGACAATCTGTTCGCTTCCGATGTTGTTGACGTGGACGATGTTATTTTGTCGATAACACCCCAAGTGGCGATCCGTGATCGCCGACCTGATCGCGAGCTGCGGCTTGATCTGTCGGGGGGCTACGCCATGTATCTTAACAACCAAGTTGACGATCAGCTCCAGTTGCGCGCGCGCGGTGACGCCCGGTTCGGACTAGGGACGCGGACGCGTCCGTTTTTCGGCGCGTATGCCCAGCAGAACGACAGTACCAACCGGTCCTTCAGCGAATTTCGTGATACGGCGCAGCCCCTGCGGTTAAGGTCGCTTGGAGGGAATGCTGGCGTCGAGCAGGATTTCGGACCGCTGATCGCGACCGTAGAAGGGCGGTACGAACGTACTCAATATGACAGCGATGATGTCGTCTCGGGGGTTCGCATTGATAGCGGGTTCCGGGACTATTCCGTGGGCACGGGAAGGTTTCGTTTGGCTTATTCAGTGAACCCGGCCCAACGCCTCTACGCCCAGGTTGAATTAAACAGGCGCGATTTTGACGAGACGACTGGGTTGCCGGTTGTGCCCGGTGCCTTTTTGGGTAACCGATCGTCGGACGGCTTCACCGCCCGTGTAGGCTATGCTCGGCAGATAACTGAGCTGTTGCTGCTCGATGTCAGCGCCGGATATCTACAACAGAATTTTGACGATCCGACGATTTCGGCAATCTCAACCGCTTCATTCGAAGCTAGCCTGTTTTATAGTCCGACCCAGCTCACTCGGCTGCAACTGCGGGCAAGCCGCTCGATCGACGAAACGTTCAACCCGTTCTTCAATGGTCTGCTTCGGACCGAATTTGCTGTTGCCGTCGAGCACGAGCTTCGCCGCAATCTCGTCCTGTCGACCGAGGCGCGGTATACGGTCTTCGGCGCCGGCGAGTCTGGCGAAAGCAACGAATATGTCCTGTCAGGCCAGGCGCGGTATTTTGTATCGCCGCGCTGGTCGCTTAGGACGCGTGCAGAGCGTTTTTCGCGCAGTGGGGTGTTCGAGGGGTCACAGAACCGGCTGCTGCTTGCCGCTGCGTATAACTTCTAAGCCGTCTCAATAGGGTCTATTAATCGTTTCTGGCAATTAGTGCTTCGAGCAGACTTTCCGCCAAATTCAAATAACTGCGTGGCGAAAGTCTAATCCAAAACGGGGGGGCGGGCAGCGGTAGCATGGGGCGCTACGTAACTTCCCCCCGTTGGCGACTGGGTCAGCGATTGCCGAGCTAAAAAGTTGCCAAGGGCGAGGCATGAAGTGTGCTATGCTTAGGAGCTTATTCGGATATCTGGCAGTTAACATGGACGCCATTTTTAGCCGACGCTGTTGTTGCCCCCTAAACGCCTGACGGGGCCTCGCGGGTTTGTGCGATATACTCGCGGGGCAAACGATAGCCCAGCGCGCGATGCGGATGCACCTCATTGTAGTGCGCCAGCCAGACTGGAAGCTGCTCGATGACGGTTCTGGCGCCGGGTCTGGGGCTCACCCGGACGTAGTCGCGCTTGAGCGTTCGGACGAACGCCTCGGCCATGCCGTTGGACTGAGGGCTGCTGACCGGCGTCGTGCGCGGCCCCAGGCCGATATCGCGCGCGAAGCCGCGGGTATTGTGGGCGGTGTAGCAGCTACCGTTATCGCTCAGCAACTCGATCTGCTCTGGTAGGCGGTTCACGGGTCCGAAGCGGTGCTCGACGGTGGCGACCATGGGGTCCTGGACGTCCTCGGCAGTGATGCCGCCGGTGGTAGCGAAATGCCCCATCGCCTCGCGGTCGCAGCAGTCGAGCGCGAACGCCACGCGCACCTTCTTGCCATTGTCGCACGCGATCTCCAGCCCGTCGGAGCACCAGCGGGTGTTGCGCCGGTCGACTGCGACCCGGCCATCGTGACGGCGCGCCTCCCTCTGTTCACCGCCGCGCTGGAGAAGCCGCCCATGCACCTTCATGACGCGGTAGACGCGCTTTGGGATGGGCGCTGCGCGCCCGGTCTGCTGGGCTTGCCGCCGAAGCAAGGCATTCACGCGGCGGTACCCGTACGTGGGCAACTCGGCGACTAGCGCGCGGATGTCGGCGACCAGCTCGGCATCCGGCATCGGCGGTCGTCCGCGCGGTCGCTGAGGCGGCCTGTTGCGCATCGCGGACAGATGCTGGCGGGTTACGCCGAGCACGTCGGCAACCGCGCTCACAGACCATCCCCGGGCAATGAGGTCGAGCGCAACAGCAGTTTTTTTGGGCCTGCGGCCTGGGACACGGCCTCGCGGAGCAGCTCATTCTCCATGGCCTTCTTGCCGAGCAGTCGGTGCATTTCGTCAACCTGCGCTTCCAGCGCCCGGTACTCGGATGCTGGCACCACCTCCTCGCCGGCTGCCGCGGCGGTCAGCGCGCCCTGGTTCATCAGCCGGCGCTAGGTGAAGACCTGGCTGCCGCTGATCCCGTGCTGGCAGGCGACGAGCGACACGTTCATCCCCGGCAGATACGTCTCCTCGACGATCCGGATTTTCTCCTCCGGTGTCCACCGCCTCCGACGCTGCACACCGGAAAAGACCTCGCCATCATTGTAACGCCTGGTCGTACAGTCAGTCATATGCCTCACTCTTATCCAAAAGCGAGATCCTGTCAGGTCATTTAGGGGCCACCTCAGAGGCTGAGAACGGGGTCAGCCGGGGCATCAAGCATCAATATCTTACCCAGTAGAAAACTGTCGCTTTCTGGCACATCTCGAACCCGCTGATATCGCAGGGTTTACGAATCATTAAATTTGACCTAGCGGCACAGGCAGTAATGGGTGATGCGCTATGGTCGACCGGTCCCTAAAGATTGCGGGTAAGTCCCATCGGGGCTTGGAGTACCATTCGCCCAAGATCAAGGCGCAGGGCCGCTTTGTTGCCTTCGATCCAGTTGAAATCCGCGCGCTGGATATTTTGGGCGCCGTTTTTCTGTTGTTGTCCTTCCTGCCGCTTATGATTTTGATTGGGCTGGCAGTTTTCGTTTCGAATCCCGGTCCGATCTTTTTCAGTCAGTTGCGGCTCGGTCGCGATGGTAAGCCTTTCAAGTGTCACAAGTTTCGCACCATGGCGACCGATGCCGAGGCGCGTCTTGCAAATCTGCTTAGCACTAGCGCAGCGGCACGGGCGGAGTGGGATCGGGACTACAAGTTGCGGCATGATCCGCGAATCGTCGGCATCGGACGCTTTCTGCGAAAGAGCAGCCTCGATGAGCTGCCACAATTGTGGAATGTTTTGGTCGGCGATATGAGCCTCGTAGGGCCGCGACCGATCGTCGCTGGTGAACTGTCGCGCTACGGGCGATATGCCAGGCACTATTATTCGGTTCGGCCGGGTCTGACCGGGTTGTGGCAAATTAGCGGTCGTAACGACGTGTCGTACCGCCGCAGGGTGGCGTATGACGTTCTATATGCGCGTAAGGGCCGGATCGGGGATAACGTGCGCATCTTGGTGCTGACTATCCCGTGTGTGCTTGCTCGGCGCGGATCCTACTGACATACAAAGCCACCGTTTGAGAATGGCCCGAAGCGGCGCTGCGGGCGCGATTCCACCTCAGGATGTCGACCTGAGCTAGCTATGGCCGAAGGCTAGATTTGAACAGCGAGTGAATCGCTACCTGACCGTCGAGAAGTGCGGCTTACGGAGGCTTTCCTACCGCCGGCGTTAAGTCGGGGTCGCAAGCCGATGACCTATCCTTGCGC
The genomic region above belongs to Sphingomonas qomolangmaensis and contains:
- a CDS encoding glycosyltransferase family protein; the encoded protein is MAFAIVTCELNAAITTAIDGLRVTGQASQYIMRGPDVPGVRRFEIKDLNPLGCRGAPPPFVLSRCTKAVNRQIRWPEMKIGYISHNLNDPAVERRCRMLNRGGAKVALAGFCRDPAVAAAPAARDPMLLGQSQDANLLRRALETVRSAVFTKALVRRFADCDVIMARNLEQLAIAYAIAGDRPIVYECLDVHRLLTGSGKAASLIRAIEGRLLAKVDLLLTSSPGFVRNHFTQRPVRAPIAIIENKLLIDDDVQVDARPAAPELPVRIGWFGMLRCKRTLAFLTELVERADGRVEVLIAGKPSPAELPDITEKIGAVRGMTFHGSYHYDDLPELYGRCHFAWTIDWFEEGLNSSWLLPNRLYEALAHGAIPIALTDVETGRWLAAHDCGLLVDRAPDAAKRLATMAPSEITGMQQRVSALDRRELMADSRDCQDLVNTIGATLRA
- a CDS encoding glycosyltransferase family 2 protein, coding for MTIAKAIASALAQPEVAEVIVVDDASTDATVSVARTAGRDDHRVRVLVQNANQGPAAARNRAIAESDAPLLAVLDADDQFLPGRFAAILETENWDLCSDNIVFVRNESELKDYSELDAKPLASGMLNLETFVAGNLPARHKQRGELGFLKPVIRRAMLKQFDLRYAPTCRLGEDYLLYLAALAHGARFRIVSSCGYAGLVRNDSLSGRHGIEDLEALLAQERLLLRGLALTDGQRSAVKQHIRSTRRRLVHRQALRARRERGLWQGFLNAARHPSVFADILADRIRPMDEGGLTPRKLLTPVDFDRYTR
- a CDS encoding glycoside hydrolase family 16 protein → MAALAACRTDGSGAETTGEVIAPVASPSPVKEPTAIATPPPLSPPVAEAMSVQSDPLAGNAGLMVNETYVAAGMRSVDVPVCLKEVLPRQLTFDALTKNDTAKEGQDFVRTQVRGLNIPAGRTCTSVSIPIKADLANKKFDLTVSWSYNHPAVGGADYPIRGGSADAVKSMPAQPLLPSAGARNGRTLAWSSNFLEPVRPTSAPGSWRSRFPQHRLQVANREIAPNADPITDPGVDTHPIREGKRVIRAHHAPVREGGATYDYAASMMQSLDLHTGQYGYIEIRANISRAQGTIPAFWLLPKSLAWPPEIDIFEFGLNDDSRMKSTVHYIDSTKAKRMEGAFIPFVPDEEFHTYGLDWTPQWLITLVDGKEVHRRHNPFHEPMYIVVNVAVGGLAPAPKTVTPDWESTITLDRIEWWK
- a CDS encoding GumC family protein codes for the protein MMNNVRSSDNGGQLNDTGEEPVGMQAASVPLLPDPGLIWQVFRRNLLLFSLVFLAILGLAVAYASLQVPQYVARASVLIEPTSDPVRTTAPGNRLEAMQADEVDTEIRLIASPLVAERAAMLYLERYAPGLATRATATEVAAQAQRILRSTMVTRSGQTRVVDISVRDSDPQMAAMNANLVAEAYLASQVEAKTARSASSTAFINARLSELERNALTTQAALDNYRADRGLAGENGSTNAEQEVSTLNQQLASARADLAEKRGRYSAARAQLSRGGGGADVGAALGSGTIASLRAQEGATSAELAVLRERYGEAHPQRRQTEEELRDIQSRIQEEINRVLSNLQADVQTAQSRVASIEGSRGSALGTVRQNSRAQTGLGELQQKAEAAGQVYQAFLARSQEAGALRDSAMPDAVISTRAATPKLPASPNYPLILIFGLIMATGSGVFAVLLAEYLRRGVQTKRDVERSLRLRYAGAIPSLNSTIEGRKAILPPHEYIISHPHSMFAEAFRSIRAFLTLSPGTRPRAIAITSALPGEGKTTTSVCLARTTAAEGGKVLLVDADFRRRGASSLLEYVSPHDIHDYLDNSAPLAQCIYVDPISGLHVLGSNAVQDSPKSSVNEARVEAMYDELRSNYDIIIVDTAPILAVADGRILATAADRVLLISKWKKTSKRAVEAASAMLIDANAKVTGLALAQVNIKKYASTGDGDVYAYTQKFRGYYQN
- a CDS encoding outer membrane beta-barrel protein, coding for MTAMWVSAASAQAIDPFGSIQNRFRPDYATPPINVGGFEIVPRIEAQTEYVDNLFASDVVDVDDVILSITPQVAIRDRRPDRELRLDLSGGYAMYLNNQVDDQLQLRARGDARFGLGTRTRPFFGAYAQQNDSTNRSFSEFRDTAQPLRLRSLGGNAGVEQDFGPLIATVEGRYERTQYDSDDVVSGVRIDSGFRDYSVGTGRFRLAYSVNPAQRLYAQVELNRRDFDETTGLPVVPGAFLGNRSSDGFTARVGYARQITELLLLDVSAGYLQQNFDDPTISAISTASFEASLFYSPTQLTRLQLRASRSIDETFNPFFNGLLRTEFAVAVEHELRRNLVLSTEARYTVFGAGESGESNEYVLSGQARYFVSPRWSLRTRAERFSRSGVFEGSQNRLLLAAAYNF
- a CDS encoding sugar transferase, yielding MEYHSPKIKAQGRFVAFDPVEIRALDILGAVFLLLSFLPLMILIGLAVFVSNPGPIFFSQLRLGRDGKPFKCHKFRTMATDAEARLANLLSTSAAARAEWDRDYKLRHDPRIVGIGRFLRKSSLDELPQLWNVLVGDMSLVGPRPIVAGELSRYGRYARHYYSVRPGLTGLWQISGRNDVSYRRRVAYDVLYARKGRIGDNVRILVLTIPCVLARRGSY